The Callithrix jacchus isolate 240 chromosome X, calJac240_pri, whole genome shotgun sequence genome contains a region encoding:
- the LOC144581161 gene encoding histone H2B type F-M-like, whose translation MAEPSSKPTSEEDQSPQEPKEASSAMAQKQEKRGRRGSGRHHAGCGGDSFQDGFVTYFPSALNQVHQGLSLSPEALSVMECMIRDILDRIATEAGQLARYAKRVTITPWDIQIAVRLLLPGKTGKCAELQGTNAVLRTSLCALWKQRK comes from the exons ATGGCTGAGCCTTCCTCTAAGCCAACCTCTGAGGAAGACCAGAGCCCCCAGGAACCCAAAGAGGCCAGCTCCGCGATGGCCCAGAAGCAGGAGAAACGAGGGCGCCGAGGGTCCGGCAGGCACCACGCCGGTTGCGGCGGGGACAGCTTTCAGGACGGCTTCGTCACCTATTTCCCCTCGGCGCTGAACCAGGTTCACCAGGGTCTCAGCCTTTCCCCAGAGGCCCTCAGTGTCATGGAGTGTATGATTCGTGACATACTGGACCGCATCGCCACTGAGGCTGGTCAACTGGCTCGCTACGCCAAGCGGGTGACCATCACCCCCTGGGACATCCAGATCGCCGTGCGACTGCTGCTCCCGGGGAAGACGGGCAAGTGTGCGGAGTTACAGGGCACGAATGCCGTCCTCAG AACTTCATTATGTGCGTTATGGAAACAGAGAAAGTGA